One Ctenopharyngodon idella isolate HZGC_01 chromosome 9, HZGC01, whole genome shotgun sequence DNA window includes the following coding sequences:
- the LOC127519240 gene encoding ASNSD1 upstream open reading frame protein-like produces the protein MSSKNSQRTEPETQEELAQKEELNKKIKEQKILVDELSNLRKNRRVYTQQPNSNIFFLADREETLSSCKKDLDNMRKEYQDI, from the exons atgtcttCTAAGAACAGTCAACGAACGGAACCTGAGACTCAAGAAGAGCTCGCACAAAAAGAGGAGCTGAACAAAAAG ATAAAAGAGCAAAAGATTTTAGTCGACGAGTTGAGCAATTTGAGGAAAAACAGG AGAGTGTACACACAGCAACCCAACAGCAATATATTCTTCCTGGCAGACAGAGAAGAGACCCTTAGTTCTTGTAAAA AAGATCTTGATAACATGAGGAAAGAATATCAAGATATTTAG